A genomic stretch from Vibrio neptunius includes:
- a CDS encoding cbb3-type cytochrome oxidase subunit 3 — MDIGTIHGIWTIVLFVCFIGVVWWAYGKNRKARFDEAANLVFADEEQTPSKEQGVTKQ, encoded by the coding sequence ATGGATATCGGTACTATTCATGGTATTTGGACCATAGTGCTTTTCGTGTGCTTTATAGGTGTAGTTTGGTGGGCTTACGGTAAGAACCGTAAAGCTCGCTTCGATGAAGCTGCGAACCTTGTTTTTGCCGATGAAGAGCAAACGCCCTCAAAAGAACAAGGAGTGACTAAGCAATGA